CGCTCCGGTCGAGGAGACCGACGAGCAGCGCATCGCCCGCATCGTCGCCGAGCGCCTCGCCGCCGAACGCGAGCAGCTCATGGAGTCGCTGCGCGACGAGGTCCGCCAGACCGGCCCCGCCCGCAAGGGCCTGCGTACCGAGACGCCCGGCGGTGCGGCCGTCGGAGGCCCGAGCCAGGACGAGATCCGCCGCAATACCAACGAAGCGCTCCTCAGCTGGGTCTCCAACGGCCGCTACTCGCTGGCCGACTGACCAAACCCGCAGCTTCTGACCGCCACCCGCAGCAGGGTGGTGCCGGCCACGGCAGGAATGGTCCCCGCCCCCGCAGCGCGCCGCGCCGGGGGCCTTCTCACTTCCATCTCCCGCCCTGGAGGCACCCCCATGTCTGCCGAGCTCCGCGAGGCACTGACCGCGGCCGGCGCATCCGCGCTCGTCCCGAAGGTCATCGACCCGAACCTCTTCGAGAGGATCCGGCGGTACTCGCCGCTGATCGAGGCCCTGCCCTCGCAGAAGATCAAGACCACGGACTACTACTTCAACACCCGCAACGGCCTCGCCTCCGGTGGTGCCGTCACCGACGGCGGCGCCCGACAGGTGTCCGTCGGCACGTACTTCCAGAACAAGTTCACGATCAAGCAGCTCCAGGTCGTCGGCGCGGTCACCGGCTACGCCGAGGAGGTCACCGCCGATGTCATCGGTGACCTGCGGGCCCGCGAGATCATGGGCGCCATCAAGGGCCTGCGCTGGGACACCGAGCAGCAGCTCGTCGCCGGCAACGCGGGCGCGACCCAGTTCGGGCCGTACCCGCAGTTCGACGGCCTCGCATCGCTGATCAACCAGTACACGGCCACCGGCAGCGCCGGCCAGAACAGCATCGATGCCGGTGGTGGCAACGTCTCCCTTTCGCTGCTGAACCAGCTGATCGACCTGGTCGAGTCGTACACCGCCGCCCAGGTCACCACCGGCGGCTCGGACTGGATGCTCGTGATGTCGAGCACCGCCGAGGGCGCGCTCGCGAGCCTGTTCACCAACCAGCAGCGGTTCATGGACGTGGAGGTCACCCCCGGCCTCGTCGTCCCGAGCTACCGCAACATCCCGATCATCCGGTCCTCCTACCTCGGGACTAAGGGCACCAGCATGGGTACCGTC
The nucleotide sequence above comes from Streptomyces kaniharaensis. Encoded proteins:
- a CDS encoding SU10 major capsid protein — encoded protein: MSAELREALTAAGASALVPKVIDPNLFERIRRYSPLIEALPSQKIKTTDYYFNTRNGLASGGAVTDGGARQVSVGTYFQNKFTIKQLQVVGAVTGYAEEVTADVIGDLRAREIMGAIKGLRWDTEQQLVAGNAGATQFGPYPQFDGLASLINQYTATGSAGQNSIDAGGGNVSLSLLNQLIDLVESYTAAQVTTGGSDWMLVMSSTAEGALASLFTNQQRFMDVEVTPGLVVPSYRNIPIIRSSYLGTKGTSMGTVTGTPATTGGTLAAGTYYYKVAPVMSRQGEAAASAEVTVTTTGSTSTATLAFTPPTGFQSSTPQHYMVYRATATGQETLLGAVDATVGLAADGITPILTTSIVDTGTALVPQNGATVPAQTPATYVGTNTGLKPRSVGQEDIYLMSRDRDNVLRPYVRDLMPKDVYPTTSSPDSMPFAVVSDTCLAVRGAEWIGRLSRVTPAL